A section of the Vescimonas fastidiosa genome encodes:
- a CDS encoding thioredoxin family protein, giving the protein MLTITTNSFENDVLHADKPVLVDFWAQWCPYCRRIAPAFDKVGEQYADTLIAGKINYDEEPQLIERFGIDTIPTLMLFKNGEVLGSIVAPGSKAAIETFIRETLAQ; this is encoded by the coding sequence ATGCTTACCATTACGACCAACAGCTTTGAAAATGACGTCCTGCATGCGGACAAGCCCGTGCTGGTGGATTTCTGGGCCCAGTGGTGCCCCTACTGCCGCCGTATTGCCCCGGCCTTTGACAAGGTGGGTGAGCAGTACGCCGACACGCTCATCGCTGGCAAGATCAACTACGACGAGGAGCCGCAGCTCATCGAGCGCTTCGGCATCGACACCATCCCCACGCTGATGCTCTTCAAGAACGGCGAGGTGCTCGGCTCCATTGTCGCGCCTGGCTCCAAGGCGGCCATTGAGACATTTATCCGGGAAACGCTGGCGCAGTGA
- a CDS encoding RrF2 family transcriptional regulator, with the protein MDSSFNLAVHALVCLSHSGRSLSSEALAENICTNPTRVRRVLAGLKKAGMVETREGLDGGYRLCTDPAALSLRQVAEAINTRFVDCAWHSGDIDRDCAICSGMAGVMDALYRQMNEQCAAYLSHITITDIETQLFAQK; encoded by the coding sequence ATGGACAGTTCCTTTAATCTGGCGGTTCACGCGCTGGTCTGCCTGAGCCACAGCGGACGCTCTCTCAGCAGCGAGGCTCTGGCGGAGAACATCTGCACCAACCCCACCCGCGTTCGTCGGGTGCTGGCGGGGCTGAAAAAGGCGGGAATGGTGGAGACCCGGGAGGGTCTGGACGGCGGCTATCGCCTTTGCACCGACCCCGCAGCCCTTTCTCTCCGGCAGGTGGCGGAGGCGATAAATACCCGCTTTGTGGACTGCGCGTGGCACAGCGGGGACATTGACCGGGACTGCGCCATCTGCTCCGGTATGGCAGGCGTGATGGACGCGCTGTACCGGCAGATGAACGAGCAGTGCGCCGCCTACCTCTCGCACATCACGATCACAGATATTGAAACACAACTTTTTGCACAGAAATAG
- a CDS encoding Fur family transcriptional regulator produces the protein MPKYAEEILAAVTELQQHPTAEQVFLEMKREHPSIALGTVYKHLNGLAEEGLLLRITEQGSPDRYDRTERHDHLICSRCGKIADVHLPDIQSRIEHALGREILSYDLKIRYICPDCRKQEENNAEGGTQ, from the coding sequence ATGCCGAAATACGCAGAGGAGATATTGGCCGCCGTAACGGAGCTGCAGCAGCATCCCACGGCGGAGCAGGTGTTCCTGGAGATGAAGAGGGAGCATCCCAGCATCGCTCTGGGTACGGTATATAAGCACCTGAACGGTTTGGCGGAGGAGGGGCTTTTGCTCCGCATCACCGAGCAGGGTTCGCCGGACCGGTACGACCGGACGGAACGACATGATCACCTGATTTGCAGCCGGTGCGGGAAAATCGCGGACGTTCACCTGCCGGATATACAGAGCCGGATCGAGCACGCGCTGGGACGGGAGATCCTCTCGTATGATCTTAAAATCAGGTATATCTGTCCCGATTGCAGGAAACAGGAAGAAAACAACGCTGAAGGAGGCACCCAATGA
- a CDS encoding ferritin, with translation MNANVSKLLNEQINKEFYSAYLYLDFANYYAAVGLDGFENWYRVQAQEERDHAMLFYQYLQNNGEGVTFEAIAKPEWERGDHMTPLKKALEHEKLVTASIDAIYAAAYEARDFRAMQMLDWFIKEQGEEEKNAADLITKMELFGGDSKGLYMLNSELKARVYTAPSLVL, from the coding sequence ATGAACGCTAATGTATCGAAGCTGCTCAACGAGCAAATCAACAAGGAGTTCTACTCCGCCTATCTGTATCTGGATTTTGCCAACTACTACGCCGCCGTGGGCTTAGACGGCTTTGAGAACTGGTACCGGGTACAGGCGCAGGAGGAGCGGGATCACGCCATGCTGTTCTATCAGTATTTGCAGAATAACGGCGAGGGCGTCACCTTTGAGGCTATCGCAAAGCCGGAGTGGGAACGAGGCGACCACATGACCCCGCTGAAGAAAGCGCTGGAGCATGAGAAGCTGGTCACCGCCAGCATCGACGCCATCTACGCCGCCGCGTATGAGGCCAGGGACTTCCGCGCCATGCAGATGCTGGACTGGTTCATTAAGGAGCAGGGCGAGGAGGAGAAGAACGCCGCCGATCTTATCACCAAAATGGAGCTGTTCGGCGGTGACAGCAAGGGGCTGTATATGCTCAACAGCGAGCTGAAGGCACGGGTCTACACAGCGCCCTCGCTGGTGTTGTAA
- a CDS encoding nitrous oxide-stimulated promoter family protein produces MVRRYCRDVHGGRGEELCPACAALLEYARQRRDRCPHGEISGCCPISRNASSAPAAMNSTSPTTASSWRTT; encoded by the coding sequence ATGGTGCGCCGGTATTGCCGAGACGTGCATGGGGGAAGGGGTGAAGAGCTTTGCCCGGCGTGTGCCGCCCTGCTGGAATACGCCCGGCAGCGGCGGGACAGATGCCCACACGGGGAGATAAGCGGCTGCTGTCCTATTTCTCGGAATGCATCAAGCGCACCGGCAGCTATGAATTCGACATCCCCTACAACCGCCAGCAGCTGGCGGACTACCTGA
- a CDS encoding helix-turn-helix domain-containing protein has product MIDYAFIGARLKEARIRKNMTQEQLAAMTDVGSTHISHIETGMTIPSTKLLVQMMNILNCDPAEVLCMEMRSARPVLNSWLSDLVADCNEDEVKIITDTVTALKASLHRNRSEDK; this is encoded by the coding sequence ATGATAGACTACGCATTTATAGGCGCACGGCTCAAGGAAGCGCGCATACGGAAAAACATGACGCAGGAGCAGCTGGCTGCGATGACTGATGTGGGGTCTACACATATCAGCCATATTGAAACCGGCATGACGATTCCCAGCACAAAGCTGCTTGTGCAAATGATGAATATTCTGAACTGTGATCCCGCCGAGGTGCTGTGCATGGAAATGCGCAGTGCGCGGCCTGTCCTGAACAGTTGGCTTTCTGATCTGGTCGCAGATTGTAACGAGGATGAAGTAAAAATCATCACGGATACTGTCACGGCACTGAAGGCAAGCCTGCACCGTAACCGAAGCGAAGATAAATAA
- a CDS encoding sigma-70 family RNA polymerase sigma factor: protein MRDSQYKSCAVQNQFTAYLIAAIRNYKRTYLRRISTALRTELSMEGHSEVMELCEETDFFCGLPLMQRLENERLFAAMQGLSERERYIFLSKVLGEMSLSEIALSLGITYGAAAMSYHRTVLRLRNAVGGGKGE, encoded by the coding sequence ATGCGGGATAGTCAGTACAAGTCGTGCGCGGTACAGAACCAGTTTACAGCCTATCTGATTGCCGCGATTCGCAATTACAAAAGAACGTATTTAAGGAGAATTTCCACAGCTCTTCGGACAGAACTGTCCATGGAGGGACACAGCGAGGTGATGGAATTATGTGAGGAAACGGACTTCTTCTGTGGGCTGCCGCTGATGCAGCGATTGGAGAATGAGCGTCTGTTCGCTGCTATGCAAGGGTTAAGCGAGCGAGAGCGTTACATATTTCTGTCTAAAGTCCTTGGAGAGATGAGTCTTTCCGAGATCGCGCTGTCGCTCGGTATCACCTATGGAGCTGCGGCCATGTCCTATCATCGCACGGTCTTGCGCCTGAGAAACGCTGTGGGAGGTGGTAAAGGTGAATGA
- a CDS encoding helix-turn-helix domain-containing protein, whose amino-acid sequence MNDFMELFMSAKNGDSSAMEELLHMYYPLLYKESVVNGIFDEDLLQELCLLFLKCVAKFNIR is encoded by the coding sequence GTGAATGATTTCATGGAGCTGTTCATGAGTGCGAAGAACGGGGATTCGTCTGCAATGGAGGAACTTCTGCATATGTACTACCCGCTCTTATACAAGGAATCCGTGGTCAACGGGATCTTTGATGAGGATCTGCTTCAGGAACTGTGCCTGCTGTTCTTGAAGTGCGTGGCAAAGTTCAATATTCGATAG
- a CDS encoding zinc-binding metallopeptidase family protein produces MNICEAMGMSISHFESILKMTQRELKEHLVQQLRTHDYEPVCKSGFLYAEGTVPVLLVAHLDTVHTHRPDIICCSEDGRYLMSPYGIGGDDRAGVYMILMLMRECHCHILFCEDEELGGVGARKFTNSKLRPEVNYIVELDRRGRNDAVFYHCDNPDFTEFVCSFGFKENSGSFSDISVVAPHLKTAAVNISAGYFNEHRPHEMIDTYAMCENVRRLTAMFWQNTCHFPYKERVHARGSMFGEQSSLFAPMVERPSRAATCKLLMPLPEETRLYMGQHQIGSAPEYRMDRSGNLYMYLERLNAAVEADGVFACDAGGHPPVFSAVCEGTRFLPVYTYEEAVERLENA; encoded by the coding sequence ATGAATATTTGCGAAGCTATGGGAATGAGTATATCCCATTTTGAAAGCATCTTGAAGATGACCCAGCGCGAGCTGAAAGAGCATCTTGTGCAGCAGCTGCGCACGCACGACTATGAACCCGTCTGCAAAAGCGGATTTCTTTATGCAGAAGGTACTGTCCCCGTGTTGCTGGTCGCCCATCTGGACACAGTTCATACCCACCGGCCGGATATCATCTGCTGCTCCGAGGATGGACGCTACCTGATGTCGCCCTACGGGATCGGTGGTGATGACCGTGCCGGTGTGTATATGATCCTGATGCTGATGCGCGAGTGCCATTGTCATATCTTATTTTGCGAAGACGAGGAGCTCGGCGGTGTGGGTGCAAGGAAATTTACCAACAGCAAGCTGCGTCCGGAGGTCAACTATATCGTTGAATTGGATCGGCGCGGCAGAAATGACGCCGTATTCTATCACTGCGATAATCCTGACTTCACAGAGTTCGTTTGCAGCTTCGGTTTCAAGGAGAACTCCGGCTCGTTCAGCGATATCTCTGTGGTCGCACCGCACTTGAAAACTGCGGCTGTCAATATCAGCGCAGGTTATTTCAATGAACACCGTCCCCATGAGATGATCGACACCTATGCCATGTGCGAGAATGTCCGCAGGCTAACCGCTATGTTTTGGCAAAACACCTGTCACTTCCCGTATAAGGAGCGCGTACACGCACGCGGCTCCATGTTTGGAGAGCAAAGCAGCCTCTTTGCTCCGATGGTGGAAAGACCGTCGCGGGCAGCCACATGTAAGCTGTTGATGCCCCTGCCGGAAGAAACGCGGCTTTATATGGGGCAGCATCAGATTGGCTCTGCACCGGAATATAGGATGGATCGTTCCGGGAACCTCTATATGTACTTGGAGCGACTGAATGCCGCCGTAGAGGCAGACGGGGTGTTCGCCTGCGATGCAGGAGGTCATCCACCCGTGTTCTCGGCGGTCTGCGAAGGGACGAGGTTTCTGCCGGTATACACCTATGAAGAAGCCGTTGAGAGACTTGAAAATGCATAG
- the ligA gene encoding NAD-dependent DNA ligase LigA produces the protein MANAVEMSTMRKLVAQLNQYRHEYYNLNAPSVADDVYDYMYDELLALEEHTGVCMANSPTQTVGYPVVSALPKVAHDIPLLSLDKTKSIEDLIAFQAGRTVDLSLKLDGLTTELIYENGQLIRLSTRGDGSIGENITHNAKAISGIPERIPYEDRLVVVGESFIHNSDFESLKSITDSAGNPYKNSRNLAAGSIRAFDAAICAQRHVSFLPFSVLEGFEEYTDWANGKHARLLKLTEFGFGVIHAVQLQDGDKAQYEQLIAQMREAAEMSDLPIDGLVLTYDEVDYSRTCGRTGHHFKDGLAFKFEDELYESVLRDIEWTPSRTGEIAPVAVLDSVVIDGCTVSRASLHNLSFIESLELMPGCRVLVSKRNMIIPHIEENLERGHFDLDAVTPKHCPCCGAETRFHITDGGKKALFCDNPDCAMRKLRRFVHFASKKAMDIEGLSEATLERLIARGWLHSFTDVYRLDHYMQEIICMDGFGEKSWDNLWGAIQRSRNTTFERYLIAMDIPMIGNHASKVLAKQFGSSPSAFEEAVENDFDFSQLPDFGETLRQNIHQWFAQEENRILWEELQEMVTIQTVTTETHSMEDNPFVGCTMVVTGKVEPYTRSGINAKIESLGAVAGSSVTKKTDYLICGENAGSKLDKARALGIRVLSPGEFFRMIGE, from the coding sequence ATGGCTAACGCAGTAGAAATGAGCACTATGAGAAAGCTGGTCGCACAACTCAACCAATACCGGCACGAATACTACAACCTCAATGCCCCCAGCGTAGCAGATGATGTGTACGACTATATGTACGATGAATTACTGGCGTTGGAGGAGCACACCGGTGTCTGCATGGCGAATTCGCCCACACAGACGGTTGGGTATCCTGTCGTGTCAGCATTACCAAAGGTCGCACACGACATTCCCCTGCTATCGCTGGATAAGACCAAGAGCATTGAGGATCTGATCGCATTTCAGGCAGGGCGTACAGTTGATCTGTCACTGAAGCTGGATGGTCTGACAACAGAGTTGATCTATGAAAACGGTCAGCTTATCCGCCTCTCAACGCGCGGAGATGGGTCTATCGGTGAGAATATCACACACAACGCAAAGGCGATCTCCGGCATTCCCGAACGCATCCCCTATGAAGATCGATTGGTGGTTGTCGGCGAGAGCTTCATCCACAACAGCGATTTTGAGAGTCTGAAATCCATCACGGACAGCGCAGGCAATCCGTATAAAAACAGCCGCAATCTGGCAGCCGGTTCCATAAGGGCTTTTGACGCAGCGATCTGCGCCCAGCGCCATGTGTCATTTCTTCCCTTCTCGGTTTTGGAGGGATTCGAGGAGTACACGGACTGGGCAAACGGAAAACATGCGCGGCTTCTGAAACTCACTGAGTTTGGGTTCGGCGTCATTCATGCCGTACAGTTGCAGGATGGCGACAAGGCACAATATGAACAGCTCATAGCCCAAATGCGCGAGGCCGCAGAAATGAGCGATCTCCCCATCGATGGTCTTGTCCTGACCTACGATGAGGTGGACTACTCCAGGACCTGCGGGCGCACCGGTCACCACTTCAAGGATGGACTCGCCTTCAAATTTGAGGACGAGTTATACGAAAGCGTCCTGCGGGATATCGAATGGACTCCTTCGCGCACCGGCGAGATCGCGCCGGTGGCGGTACTCGACAGCGTAGTGATCGATGGATGCACCGTATCGCGTGCCAGCCTGCACAACTTATCTTTCATTGAGAGTCTTGAGCTGATGCCCGGCTGCCGTGTGCTGGTGTCCAAGCGGAATATGATCATTCCTCATATTGAGGAAAATCTGGAACGTGGGCATTTTGATCTAGATGCTGTAACGCCGAAGCACTGCCCTTGCTGCGGTGCAGAAACGCGGTTTCATATTACAGACGGAGGGAAAAAGGCACTCTTCTGTGATAACCCAGACTGCGCCATGCGAAAGCTTCGGCGGTTCGTGCATTTTGCCAGTAAAAAAGCTATGGATATTGAGGGCTTATCCGAGGCCACACTGGAGCGTTTGATTGCTCGCGGCTGGCTACACAGTTTCACAGACGTCTATCGCCTGGATCACTATATGCAGGAGATTATCTGCATGGACGGATTTGGCGAGAAATCGTGGGATAATCTGTGGGGTGCTATACAGCGCAGCAGAAATACCACATTTGAGAGGTACCTGATTGCCATGGACATCCCGATGATAGGTAATCACGCCAGCAAAGTGCTGGCGAAGCAGTTTGGCAGCTCGCCTTCCGCTTTCGAAGAAGCCGTGGAAAATGATTTCGATTTCTCACAGCTTCCCGATTTTGGAGAAACACTGCGCCAAAACATTCATCAATGGTTTGCACAAGAAGAGAATCGTATTCTTTGGGAGGAATTACAAGAAATGGTGACGATCCAAACCGTAACTACCGAAACGCACTCAATGGAGGACAACCCGTTCGTGGGCTGCACGATGGTTGTGACCGGAAAGGTCGAGCCTTATACCCGCAGCGGCATCAACGCGAAGATCGAATCGTTGGGTGCTGTGGCCGGCAGTTCTGTAACAAAAAAGACCGACTATCTGATCTGTGGTGAAAACGCCGGCAGTAAGCTGGACAAGGCACGTGCCTTGGGCATCCGTGTACTGTCACCGGGCGAGTTTTTCCGGATGATCGGAGAATGA